The following are encoded together in the Brassica napus cultivar Da-Ae chromosome A9, Da-Ae, whole genome shotgun sequence genome:
- the LOC106413518 gene encoding reticulon-like protein B22, which translates to MGEMGKAIGLLISGTLVYHHCANRNATLLSLFSDVLIVLLSSLAILGLLFRQLNVSVPVDPLEWQISQDTASNIFARLANTVGAAESVLRVAATGHDKRLFLKVVISLYFLAALGRIISGMTIAYAGLCLFCLYMACQNSQSTGNSVLNRTNRETSE; encoded by the exons ATGGGGGAAATGGGAAAGGCGATAGGATTACTGATAAGCGGGACGCTTGTGTATCACCATTGCGCTAATCGAAACGCAACTCTTCTCTCCCTCTTCTCCGATGTCCTCATCGTTCTCTTGTCCTCCCTCGCCATTCTCGGTCTTCTCTTTCGTCAACTCAATGTCTC GGTACCTGTGGATCCATTAGAGTGGCAAATATCACAAGACACAGCCAGTAACATCTTTGCACGATTAGCTAATACTGTTGGTGCTGCTGAATCCGTTTTGCGTGTTGCAGCAACAGGACATGACAAGAGACTTTTTCTTAAG GTCGTGATCTCTCTATATTTCCTGGCAGCTCTGGGACGAATCATATCGGGTATGACCATTGCTTATGCGG GACTATGTTTGTTCTGTCTCTACATGGCTTGTCAGAACTCTCAATCTACCGGAAACTCTGTACTGAATCGAACTAACAGAGAGACTTCAGAATGA
- the LOC106411814 gene encoding protein FAM32A, giving the protein MSAYDNVIGGKLKLKGKALDVKAGGVKKRKKKQKKHEEQALKITEHELIEGENVETLGKLMEEEEEEEGRSEKEDGKVQPDDEDDDLLTPAERRYIEQKQKLDVQKLAKEANKSHRNRIEDFNQYLANMSEHYDIPKVGPG; this is encoded by the exons ATGTCGGCATACGACAATGTTATTGGTGGGAAGCTAAAGCTGAAAGGGAAGGCCTTAGATGTGAAAGCAGGTGGAgtaaagaagaggaagaagaagcagaagaaacaCGAAGAGCAAGCTCTTAAGATTACTGAACATGAACTCATAGAAG GAGAAAACGTAGAAACATTGGGTAAAttgatggaagaagaagaagaggaggagggtAGGAGTGAAAAGGAGGATGGGAAAGTGCAAcctgatgatgaggatgatgatcTGTTAACGCCAGCAGAAAGAAGGTACATAGAGCAGAAGCAGAAACTGGATGTGCAGAAACTAGCCAAGGAAGCGAACAAGTCTCACCGTAACAGGATTGAGGATTTCAATCAGTATCTGGCTAACATGAGTGAGCACTACGATATCCCTAAAGTCGGACCTGGTTAA